GACTTTCGCTATCTCGCGTTTCGCTCGCTTCGTGCCGTGACGGCGTTCACGAGTTTCCACGATTTGACCGGGCGAGTGCCCGGCTCAGCGTTCCACACGGCGTCGGCGTTTACTGCACGATGGCGCTGGAATATTAACCAGCTTCCCGTCGGTGTAGTCAAGTTGTGGTACACCTTAGGACCGGCTAACCCTCGGCTGAACGGCAGTGCCGAGGAACCCTTGCTCTTCAGGCCGTCGAGGTTCTCACCCGACTATCGCTGCTACTGTGACCAGGATTGTCGTTACTGGACGGTCCACACGAGCTCTCGCCCGGGCTTCCGTCCGACCAGTACGCCAACCTACGCGGTTGCCCCTGTCAAGGGCACGGCCAGGTCTCGGTGGTAGATTTGAGCCCCGATCATTTTGGGCGCCTCAAACCTCGGCCGGTAAGCTGTTACGCTTTTCTTAGCGGGTAGCTGCTTCTAAGCTCACCTCCCGGCTGTTTAGGGCTTGAGACCACCTTCGAATCGCACTTAATCTACACTTTGGGACCTTAACCCGGCTCTGGGTTGTTCCCCTCACGGTACACAGGCTTACCCCGCGCACCGGACTCCCTTCGTCTGCGGCGCCTGCGGGTTTGGAGTTCGACAGGATGGCCGACTCCTCTCGGAGGCGGGTCATCCAATCGGTAGCTCTACCCCGCGGGCTACCTCGGAAGAGGTCATGCTTCGACATGTTTCGGTTGGAACCAGCTGTTGCCAGGCTCGATGGGCCTTTCACCCCTACACACGAGTCACGAGAGGATATTGTAGAATACCAACTCTAACAGGCCTCCACGTGGCTTTCGCCACGCTTCACCTTGCTCGCGCGTAGATCGCCTGGTTTCGGGTCGCACCCGATTGACTCCCCGCGCTTGAACACGGTGGCCCTCGCAATGCTGCGGCCGTATCGGTTTCCCTGCGCCTTCCCCGGTTCACGGGTTAGACTCGCCAATCAAGTGCACTCCCTGGGTCGTTTTTCAAAACGCACGACACGACGCCGGCTCGACTCTCTTCCTACTGGAGGATCGCTCCTCTGTCGTTTTGAGAATCGCCTTGTACGCCCTGTCGCTCGATCGCCAGCTGATTTCAGGCCCTATTGCACCGCCCTTTTCGGGGTGCTTTTCAGCGTTCGCTCACGCTACTTGTTCGCTATCGGTCTCGAGGAGTGTTTAGCCTTCTCAGGGGATGCCTGAGCTGTTCACAGAGGATATCCGACCCCTGCTACTCTGGTATTGACGCCATCTGTACTGTTCTCTCGTACGGGGTTGTCACCCTGTTTCACGCTCCGTTCCAGGAGACTTCTGAGAGAGTGTCGAGATTTGGTTGTCAACCCGAACACCACATTGGTCCGAAGACCTTCGGTTTGGGCTGTGTCGCGTTTACTCGCGGTTACTGACGACATCGCTGTTGCGTTCTTTTCCTTCCCTTACTGAGATGTTTCAATTCAGGGAGTTCCCTATTGCGCGTGGCAATTGTAAAACGGATTCCGATTCGGAAATCTCATGTTCTTTCCCTCCATGCGGGTCCCATGAGCTTTTCGCAGCTTGGCACGTCCTTCGTCGGCTCTCGAGCCGAGCCATTCACCAGCTGGCACAGTAGCCAGTAGTGTGTCAGTCAACTCTCCAGAGGAGAGTGCTGACGGTGTCAAGTGACATAGTGTCACCCGACTGTATATGGTTCACTGACGTTCCACGAACTCGGATGAGTTCAGTGGACGTCTGGATCGCACGTATACACGGTTGTCATTGAATCGCCCCGGGTGTGACGGGGCGTTCGTCGAACCCTTCCCATCCGCGGTTTCCCGGGATGGTGCATCGGTCGTCGTGTTCGAACCGAGTCGCGTCTCCCACTTAAGGGGACGGATTCGCTTCGAACGGACATGGACTCACTGGGATTCGAACCCAGGGCATCCTCCTTGCAAGGGAGGCACTCTACCGCTGAGCTATGAGCCCACCTTCCCCAAGGGGGAAGGTCTGGTGTGTTGTGTGGGCCGTGGTCGTTCTAAGGTGTCCAAGCCGGTGGGTGGGCGGACGATACAGTCCAATGCGAATGAGTAGTGACCGTCGTGGTGACGGTCGTAAGGTGAGCTCGCCCAGAGGGCGAGTCTCGGGTCGGTGGAGGTGATCCAGCCGCAGATTCCCCTACGGCTACCTTGTTACGACTTAAGCCCCCTTGCGAAGCCCAGATTCGACGTACGTGGTACGCCTCATCCGGACCTCACTCGGGTGCTTTGACGGGCGGTGTGTGCAAGGAGCAGGGACGTATTCACCGCGCGCTTATGACACGCGATTACTACCGAATCCAGCTTCATGTGGGCGAGTTGCAGCCCACAATCCGAACTACGATCGAGTTTCTGAGATTACCGTCTCCTTTCGGAGTTGGAACCCTTTGTCTCGACCATTGTAGCCCGCGTGTTGCCCAGCACATTCGGGGCATACTGACCTACCGTTGCCCGTTCCTTCCTCCGTGTTAGCCACGGCGGTCTCCCTACTGTCCCCAGCTACCTCGCGGTACTGCTGGCAAGTAAGGATGCGGGTCTCGCTCGTTGCCTGACTTAACAGGACGCCTCACGGTACGAGCTGACGGCGGCCATGCACCTCCTCTCTGAAACTCGGACAAGGTCATCAACCTGGTCGTCATTATTACAGTCGATGCTGGTGAGATGTCCGGCGTTGAGTCCAATTAAACCGCAGGCTCCTCCGGTTGTAGTGCTCCCCCGCCAATTCCTTTAAGTTTCATCCTTGCGGACGTACTTCCCAGGCGGTCTGCTTAGCGGCTTCCCTACGGCACAGCACCCACTCGTAGTGGGAGCCACACCTAGCAGACATTGTTTACGGCCAGGACTACCCGGGTATCTAATCCGGTTCGAGACCCTGGCTTTCGTCCCTCACTGTCGGATCCGTTCTCGCGACGTGCTTTCGCCATCGGCGGTCCGTCCAGGATTACGGGATTTCACTCCTACCCCGGACGTACCCGTCGCGCCTTCCGGTCCCAAGCCACGCAGTTTCTACCGGGCGCCCACCTGTTGAGCAGGTGGATTTCCCGATGGACTTGCGCGGCCAGCTACGGACGCTTTAGGCCCAATAAGATCGGCCATCACTTGGGCTGCCGGTATTACCGCGGCGGCTGGCACCGGTCTTGCCCAGCCCTTATTCTGGTACCGCCTTAGGGTACCGAAAAGCACAGGCGCTATGCCTGTGCACTTGGGATCCCCCTATCGCACTATCGTGCAGTGTAAAGGTTTCGCGCCTGCTGCGCCCCGTAGGGCCCGGAATCTTGTCTCAGATTCCGTCTCTGGGTTCTCACTCTCATGACCCATACCGATTATTGGCACGGTGGGCCGTTACCCCACCGTCTACCTAATCGGCCGCAGCCACATCCTTCGGCGCCGGAGCGTTTGGCATACCACTCATTCCAGTGGTGGTATGGTATACACTATTAGCCTCAGTTTCCCGAGGGTATTGTGTTCCGAAGGGTAGTTTGGCCACGTGTTACTGAGCTATTCGCCACGAGTCTGAACTCGTGCGACTAGCATGGCTAAATCGGATCCCAATAGCAATGGCCTCCGGCAGGATCAACCGGAATGAGTATCCTTCGAGCCTGATTCCCGGCTCGAAGGGGGTGTTGGCGGGTGTCAACGATGATGTTGACACACCATTGCATTGGTCTGTGTGGTGTCCGGTTCACCCAACGGCTTGGATGGCACCGAACGACCACGGCTCACATCAGATCGCCGCTTACGCCGGAGCGCAGGGGGCGCGATCCTCATCGGATGAGTCGGACGAGCCGACTCTGCGAAACCGGGCCGACTTGAACGGCCCGAGTCCGCGGTGCGTTCTTCGCGTATCAACCGAACGGGCTTATACACTTAAGCACGTCGGAACGCTTTGACCGGCCGCGTAAACGGTCGGTCGGTGCTCCCTCGTCGGGGGCGCCTCGCATTTCTTTGAATGCCCGGGTTATATTTAACCCCGTCGAAGCATCCTCGCCACGTCATGCGGTTTCATGGAACAGTTCACAAGTGATCGATCCGTCGAGAGGAGTTGATATCGGAAGGGAATCGCAGCTACCGAGTAAGTCGTAAGGTACCTGTTTCCGAGATATCTATCCGAAATATGTCATATGAATTCGTTCCCTCACACGTGCGCGGAATCGAGTTGAAATAGGAACCGGGGATGATCGGTTGTTTATACCACGGGCGTTTATAAGGGAGGGGACCACATATAAAAGCGAACGATGACGAACCCTGCAGACTCGATCGAGATTCAGAACGTTGTTGCATCGACGGGTATCGGTCAGGAGCTCGATTTGGAGGCGCTTGCCGAGGACCTCCCAGGCGCGGATTTCAACCCCGACAACTTCCCCGGTCTCGTGTACCGTACCCAGGAGCCGAAGGCTGCCGCGCTCATCTTCCGCTCGGGGAAGATCGTCTGTACGGGCGCGAAGAGCATCGATGACGTCCACGAAGCGCTCGGCATCATCTTCGAGAAACTCCGCGGCCTCCAGATCCCCGTCGAGGACGATCCGGAAATCACTGTCCAGAACATCGTGTCCAGCGCAGACCTCGGGCACAACCTCAACCTCAACGCCCTCGCGATCGGTCTGGGGCTCGAAGACGTGGAGTACGAACCGGAGCAGTTCCCCGGGCTCGTCTACCGGATGGACGAACCCGAAGTCGTCATTCTTCTCTTCGGGAGCGGAAAGATCGTTATTACGGGCGGAAAACGCACCGATGACGCCGAAGAAGCGGTCGAAGAGATCGTCGAACGCATCGAAGGTCTCGGCCTCCTCGGCTGACGCGATCTCGTATCGATCGGTCTGTTCGGAGACCCCGTCTGGGCGAAGAAGCGGGCAGGCGGTCGGCAGTCAGTATCGGAGTGCCGGTCCTCGGTGGCAGGCGGTCGGCAGTCAGTATCAGAGTGCCGGTCCTCGGTGGCAGGCGGTCGGGCGTTGTTGGGTCACGCTTCCACGGTGTCCTCGGTGAGGACCTCTTTCACGACGCTCGGGTCCTCGAGAAGCTGGTGTTTCGTGTAGCTTCCCTCGGCGCTACCGCCGCTGTGTTTCGACTGTTCGATGATGTCGAGGAACGCGTGTTCCTTCAGAAGGTCTCGAACGCGTCGCAGCGAGAGGCTATCGGACCCTTCCTGCCGGCAGATGTTCTCGTAGATCTCGTACACTCGGCTCGTCCGGAACCCGTCTTGCCGGCCGTTAGAGAGCGACAACAGCGCGAGCGCTTGGAGGACGTACCGCGAGTGCGGCGTGGATCCGCGGATGAGTTCTCGGAACCGATCCGTCTCCGCCCGCTCGCGCGCCTGAGTGACGAACTCCTCGCGGACCGTTGGTTCGCCGTTCGCCTGCGCGATCTCGCCGGCGTACCGGAGGATGTCGATGGCCTTCCGCGCGTCGCCGTGTTCGCGGGCGGCGAGCGCGGCGGCCCGAGGAACCGTCGACGGTTCGAGGACGCCGTCGTGGAACGCGTCCGCACGCGCCTGCATGATC
The sequence above is a segment of the Halorubrum sp. 2020YC2 genome. Coding sequences within it:
- a CDS encoding TATA-box-binding protein, producing MTNPADSIEIQNVVASTGIGQELDLEALAEDLPGADFNPDNFPGLVYRTQEPKAAALIFRSGKIVCTGAKSIDDVHEALGIIFEKLRGLQIPVEDDPEITVQNIVSSADLGHNLNLNALAIGLGLEDVEYEPEQFPGLVYRMDEPEVVILLFGSGKIVITGGKRTDDAEEAVEEIVERIEGLGLLG